A window of the Branchiostoma floridae strain S238N-H82 chromosome 12, Bfl_VNyyK, whole genome shotgun sequence genome harbors these coding sequences:
- the LOC118427205 gene encoding uncharacterized protein LOC118427205 yields the protein MSCSFGSPDSECGLSRYYPEDISVIPLSACNKDVTNYLATLGLSGRGHGQTDLSEQDLILNRSGRFGLSEEEKNNLTVCPKHRYDLTTRWTGGRRNTCAHPEHVGRKTALKEPRRVPMFLSTQMYRTYNTVVPVGSAMCNPCRKRAVKDAERDVERPTGSQDLSSDQPGPSSYPQSTMGPPSQPVGTAASTSTALKATSQVSSSESSSVISETPIVETTFESQSSSTSEGEANISTWVDEQHQQEQNREALNKAVDQITEGRISPLRSSLNTPWEEVN from the coding sequence ATGAGTTGTTCATTTGGAAGCCCAGATTCAGAGTGTGGTTTGTCACGTTACTACCCTGAAGACATATCGGTCATACCACTGTCTGCTTGTAACAAGGATGTAACAAATTACCTAGCTACATTAGGTCTCAGTGGACGTGGCCACGGTCAGACAGACCTGAGCGAGCAGGACCTCATTCTGAATAGATCAGGGCGATTTGGGTTGTCTGAGGAAGAAAAGAACAACTTGACAGTATGCCCAAAGCATCGGTATGACCTGACAACACGCTGGACCGGAGGCAGGAGAAACACATGTGCTCACCCTGAACACGTAGGCAGGAAAACTGCCCTGAAAGAACCAAGGCGTGTGCCAATGTTTCTGTCTACACAGATGTACAGGACATACAACACAGTAGTGCCAGTTGGCTCTGCCATGTGCAATCCATGCAGGAAGCGAGCAGTTAAGGATGCAGAAAGGGACGTGGAAAGACCCACTGGTTCCCAGGATCTTTCGTCCGATCAGCCTGGACCAAGCTCATATCCGCAAAGTACCATGGGACCACCGTCACAACCAGTAGGGACTGCTGCATCTACTTCAACTGCTTTAAAGGCCACCTCCCAAGTAAGCTCCAGCGAGTCGTCATCAGTCATATCGGAGACTCCTATCGTTGAAACGACGTTTGAGTCACAGAGCAGCTCAACAAGCGAAGGAGAAGCGAACATTAGCACTTGGGTCGATGAACAACATCAACAAGAGCAGAACAGGGAAGCCCTGAACAAAGCTGTAGATCAAATCACCGAGGGGAGAATCAGTCCTCTGCGATCCAGTCTTAACACTCCATGGGAAGAAGTAAACTGA